In Oncorhynchus clarkii lewisi isolate Uvic-CL-2024 chromosome 24, UVic_Ocla_1.0, whole genome shotgun sequence, one DNA window encodes the following:
- the LOC139383052 gene encoding nectin-3-like protein has translation MAKRLLLDYHKTLPPNGLQAATVLLLIYGFTCVSSNTVLVPERVSAVLGKNITLGCRVEVGTNLSLTQSSWERRLPSGTITLAVFNPQFGISISPDYARRLSFMNPSVHDATIVLEGVGFQDIGSYTCKVATFPLGNTQASITVNILVEPKVYVSAGSMALVDGGNESVAATCIAERGRPAAEVSWETELFGRSEVQTQDEPNGTYSTQVHYVLEPRRHSQGHTLTCVVRHPALQTEFRIPYVLNVQFAPEVTVVGYDQNWFVGQENVKLDCGAKANPPAHHFSWTRLDGPMPDGVDIVNNTFSFTRPLERNDSGLYRCEVYNDIGPRSHDVHVWIQDPPPTTAPVPSTSTPLFLDTSDTSMAPNKRRGASGHFTSPTLASLSDSSLGTIVGGAVGGVLLLGLLLILGGACFMRQRRTFRGDYYTKQYLGPSDMQKESQLDVLQPHELQEVYGDGHNSTCKDSQELKPKPGLGGDIIYPNDIKDKEDWGDGHRGLREGSYYPVENHNNIHHPKGPLVHTPTVTNGSPYLPEDCYDNGTDSEYVSHMDGSVISRREWYV, from the exons GTGTGAGTAGTAATACGGTACTGGTCCCAGAGAGGGTGAGTGCTGTGCTGGGGAAGAACATTACTCTGGGCTGCAGGGTGGAGGTGGGCACCAACCTCAGCCTCACCCAGAGCTCCTGGGAGCGTCGCCTGCCCTCAGGCACCATCACCCTGGCCGTCTTCAACCCCCAGTTTGGCATCTCCATCTCCCCAGACTACGCCAGGCGCCTGTCCTTCATGAACCCCTCCGTGCACGATGCCACCATCGTCCTGGAAGGCGTGGGTTTTCAGGACATTGGGTCTTACACGTGTAAAGTGGCGACTTTCCCGTTGGGAAACACGCAGGCATCCATCACCGTCAATATACTCG tGGAGCCCAAGGTTTACGTCTCTGCCGGCTCAATGGCCTTGGTGGATGGTGGTAATGAGTCGGTGGCGGCCACCTGCATAGCGGAGCGCGGCCGGCCTGCAGCCGAGGTGTCCTGGGAGACTGAGCTGTTTGGCCGCTCTGAGGTCCAGACGCAGGACGAGCCCAACGGCACCTATTCCACCCAG GTGCACTATGTGTTGGAGCCACGGAGACACTCCCAGGGCCACACCCTCACCTGCGTGGTGCGCCACCCGGCCCTGCAGACTGAGTTCAGGATACCCTACGTGCTCAATGTGCAGT TTGCTCCTGAGGTGACGGTGGTGGGATATGATCAGAACTGGTTTGTTGGTCAGGAGAATGTGAAGCTGGACTGTGGAGCCAAAGCAAACCCACCTGCCCACCACTTCTCCTGGACCAG GTTGGATGGGCCGATGCCTGACGGTGTGGATATAGTGAACAACACTTTTAGTTTCACTCGTCCTCTGGAGAGAAATGACTCTGGACTGTACAGGTGTGAGGTTTACAACGACATCGGTCCACGCAGTCATGACGTTCACGTCTGGATACAAG ATCCTCCCCCCACCACGGCACCAGTCCCCTCCACATCTACTCCCCTCTTCCTGGACACCAGTGACACCAGCATGGCCCCCAACAAACGGCGAGGAGCGAGCGGCCACTTCACATCCCCCACCCTGGCCTCCCTGTCAGACAGCAGCCTGGGTACCATAGTGGGCGGGGCTGTGGGCGGGGTCCTGCTCCTGGGGTTGCTGCTGATCCTGGGCGGAGCTTGCTTCATGCGCCAGCGGAGGACCTTCAGGGGTGACTACTACACCAAACAGTACCTGGGCCCCTCCGACATGCAGAAGGAGTCCCAGCTGGACGTGCTCCAGCCCCACGAGCTGCAGGAGGTCTACGGGGACGGGCACAACTCTACCTGCAAGGACAGCCAGGAGCTGAAACCCAAGCCGGGACTGGGAGGGGACATAATTTACCCCAATGACATCAAGGACAAGGAGGACTGGGGCGACGGCCACAGGGGCCTCCGGGAGGGCAGCTACTACCCTGTTGAAAACCACAACAACATCCACCACCCCAAAGGGCCGCTCGTTCACACTCCCACTGTGACCAACGGCTCCCCCTACCTGCCGGAGGACTGCTATGACAACGGCACAGACAGCGAGTATGTGTCCCACATGGATGGGTCTGTGATCTCACGCAGGGAGTGGTATGTCTGA